The Deltaproteobacteria bacterium genome contains a region encoding:
- a CDS encoding SDR family oxidoreductase: MNDPAPDIRVEGRLAGRVAIVVGAGSTPGETIGNGRATAVLFARAGASVLLVDREVERAEETRAMITGEGGNAASHAADVTREDDCARMAAACIERFGRIDVLHNNVGIGSLGGPVELPREQWQRTFDTNLTSMFLACKCVLPHMEQQGRGAVINISSLAAIRHTPYPMLAYHASKAAVNAFTEAVALQYAGRGVRVNCIMPGLIDTPMAMRGLSTGLGVSTEELRQRRNASVPMGHMGSAWDVAHAALFLASDEARYITGVCLPVDGGLALR, encoded by the coding sequence ACATTCGCGTTGAGGGACGGCTCGCCGGCCGAGTGGCGATTGTCGTCGGCGCCGGCTCGACGCCCGGTGAGACGATCGGCAACGGGCGCGCGACCGCGGTGCTGTTTGCGCGCGCCGGTGCGTCGGTGCTGCTCGTCGATCGCGAAGTCGAGCGCGCCGAGGAGACGCGCGCCATGATCACTGGCGAAGGCGGCAACGCCGCATCACACGCGGCTGACGTCACTCGCGAAGACGACTGCGCGCGCATGGCCGCCGCCTGCATCGAGCGCTTCGGCCGCATCGACGTGCTCCACAACAACGTCGGCATCGGCAGCCTCGGCGGTCCGGTCGAGTTGCCGCGCGAGCAATGGCAGCGGACGTTCGATACCAATTTGACCAGCATGTTCCTCGCCTGCAAGTGCGTGCTGCCACACATGGAGCAGCAAGGCCGGGGCGCGGTCATCAACATCTCGTCGCTGGCGGCGATTCGTCATACGCCGTACCCGATGCTCGCCTATCACGCGTCCAAAGCGGCGGTGAATGCCTTCACCGAAGCCGTCGCGCTGCAGTACGCCGGTCGTGGAGTGCGCGTGAACTGCATCATGCCCGGACTCATCGATACGCCGATGGCGATGCGCGGGTTGTCCACCGGGCTTGGCGTTTCGACCGAGGAGCTGCGGCAGCGCCGCAACGCGAGCGTGCCGATGGGACACATGGGCTCGGCGTGGGACGTCGCTCACGCCGCGCTGTTTCTTGCTTCCGACGAAGCGCGCTACATCACCGGCGTGTGTCTGCCCGTCGACGGCGGCCTGGCGTTGCGGTGA
- a CDS encoding TfoX/Sxy family protein, producing MKKKWKPAPKAAADAFASVITNLTGAEPRKMFGYACIFANGYLCVGLHEAGMIMRLADDDRIQFVERFQAQGFEPMPGRVMREYVVVPPPLLSDPKVLRNWAKKSVAYVCSLTPKATRGASKTSAKRPRAGVTATPGRRRRADTRR from the coding sequence ATGAAGAAGAAATGGAAACCGGCACCGAAGGCAGCGGCCGATGCGTTCGCCAGCGTCATCACCAACCTTACCGGCGCGGAGCCGCGCAAGATGTTCGGCTACGCCTGCATCTTCGCCAACGGCTATCTCTGCGTCGGACTCCACGAGGCCGGCATGATCATGCGCCTCGCGGACGACGATCGCATTCAGTTTGTGGAACGTTTCCAAGCACAGGGCTTCGAGCCGATGCCGGGCAGAGTGATGCGCGAGTACGTCGTGGTGCCGCCGCCATTGCTCTCCGACCCGAAGGTGCTGCGGAATTGGGCCAAGAAGTCCGTCGCCTACGTCTGCTCACTCACACCAAAAGCGACGCGCGGCGCGAGTAAGACGAGCGCCAAGCGGCCGCGCGCGGGCGTCACCGCAACGCCAGGCCGCCGTCGACGGGCAGACACACGCCGGTGA
- a CDS encoding TIGR03619 family F420-dependent LLM class oxidoreductase, producing the protein MRFSYAESMCDPSHYLPLARAAEEAGWSGFIVPDSICYPEVSDSKYPYTPDGDRHFLEDKPFIEPFSLISALAAVTTRLRFTTFVVKLPIRQPVLVAKSVSSVAVLSNNRFGFGVGTSPWPEDFQVCGQDWHSRGQRMDEMIAIIRGLTAGGFFEFHGRHYDVPSIKICPVPTAPIPILIGGHAKPALRRAASVADGWMHAGSDDLAQLIQRLNHLRKEYGRERERFEIHAISLDAYTVDGIRGLEDLGVTDVIVGFRNPYTEAIDSQTLAQKLDLLRDYADRVIAKT; encoded by the coding sequence ATGCGCTTCTCATATGCCGAGTCGATGTGCGATCCGAGCCACTATCTGCCCCTGGCGAGAGCCGCGGAGGAAGCGGGGTGGAGTGGATTCATCGTCCCGGACAGCATCTGCTATCCGGAAGTGTCGGACAGCAAGTATCCCTACACGCCTGACGGCGATCGGCACTTCTTGGAAGACAAGCCGTTCATCGAGCCGTTCTCGCTGATCTCCGCGTTGGCGGCGGTCACTACGCGCCTGCGTTTCACGACCTTCGTGGTCAAGCTGCCGATTCGTCAACCGGTGCTGGTGGCGAAATCAGTGAGTTCGGTCGCGGTGCTGAGCAACAACCGCTTCGGCTTCGGCGTTGGCACCAGTCCGTGGCCCGAAGACTTCCAGGTGTGCGGACAAGACTGGCACTCGCGCGGCCAACGCATGGACGAGATGATCGCGATCATCCGCGGACTGACGGCGGGCGGTTTCTTCGAGTTTCACGGACGGCACTATGACGTCCCCAGCATCAAAATCTGCCCGGTGCCGACAGCGCCGATCCCGATTCTCATCGGCGGACACGCCAAGCCGGCGTTGCGGCGCGCGGCCAGCGTCGCCGATGGCTGGATGCACGCCGGCAGCGATGATCTCGCCCAATTGATCCAACGCCTGAACCATCTGCGCAAGGAATACGGCCGCGAGCGCGAGCGGTTCGAGATCCACGCCATCTCGCTCGATGCGTACACCGTCGACGGCATCCGCGGGCTGGAGGATCTTGGCGTCACCGACGTGATCGTGGGCTTTCGCAACCCCTACACCGAAGCAATCGATTCCCAGACCCTGGCGCAGAAGCTCGATCTGCTTCGCGACTACGCCGACCGGGTGATCGCGAAGACGTAG
- a CDS encoding metallophosphoesterase, translated as MSPIFDSHASKGSGPARLVTAGQVALNVVLLLAGVWLAWSGVRLAYFLLALIPLAFVPFSYARVRFHRLIEQPLAQPLVWLLTVTGLLFDTIMVAQLLSARQMRPPAILYAFGVTWIGAVWFSAHALLLLGYALGGLARLGSRPIRRVWSPVRSAVPRADDAWIGRRELLQKAGLFGAVLPFGVSLSSVSLSYDFQVEQREIVLPFWPAALDGLRVVHLSDIHVGGAMDRRRVMQVAALTNECRPDLVLHTGDFLTHRTGDFDAPLYDALARIRAPHGQWACFGNHDFDDPQRLERRLRDCGVTVLRDRVAALSLHGAPLEIAGIDFRFDRSQRAAVSEGIINGWGPRGRAPRILLDHDPSTFAALPNACADLVLSGHTHGGHIGVQFDSSHAITVVGLVGLPDQGLFTRGDMRLYVTRCVGFYGYPMRIGIPPEIALLVLCSPQSV; from the coding sequence ATGAGTCCAATCTTCGACTCGCACGCGAGTAAGGGTTCCGGCCCCGCGCGGTTGGTGACGGCGGGGCAAGTAGCGCTCAACGTCGTGCTGCTGCTCGCGGGCGTGTGGCTGGCCTGGTCGGGGGTGCGGCTTGCGTATTTCCTGTTGGCGCTGATCCCGCTCGCGTTCGTTCCCTTTTCGTACGCACGCGTGCGCTTCCATCGCCTGATCGAGCAGCCGCTCGCGCAACCGTTGGTTTGGCTGCTGACGGTAACCGGCTTGCTGTTCGATACGATTATGGTGGCGCAACTGCTGAGCGCGCGGCAGATGCGGCCACCGGCGATCCTCTACGCGTTCGGGGTCACGTGGATCGGTGCGGTTTGGTTCAGCGCCCACGCGCTGTTGCTGCTCGGCTACGCGCTCGGCGGCCTGGCCCGCTTGGGAAGCCGGCCCATCCGGCGCGTATGGTCGCCAGTTCGGTCGGCGGTACCGCGCGCGGACGATGCGTGGATCGGGCGGCGGGAGCTGCTGCAAAAGGCCGGGCTGTTCGGCGCTGTGCTGCCGTTCGGCGTCTCGCTCTCCAGCGTGTCGCTGTCCTACGACTTTCAAGTTGAACAGCGGGAGATCGTGTTGCCCTTCTGGCCGGCGGCGCTTGATGGGCTACGGGTCGTACATTTGTCCGACATTCACGTCGGCGGAGCGATGGATCGACGGCGCGTGATGCAGGTGGCGGCGCTCACCAACGAGTGTCGTCCGGATCTCGTGCTCCACACCGGAGACTTCCTCACCCACCGCACCGGCGACTTCGATGCGCCGCTGTACGACGCGCTCGCGCGCATCCGCGCGCCGCACGGGCAGTGGGCCTGTTTCGGCAATCACGACTTCGATGATCCGCAACGTCTGGAGCGACGCCTGCGCGACTGCGGGGTGACCGTACTGCGCGATCGCGTCGCCGCGCTTTCGCTGCACGGTGCGCCGCTGGAGATTGCTGGGATCGACTTTCGGTTCGATCGTTCGCAGCGGGCGGCGGTGTCGGAAGGGATCATTAACGGCTGGGGACCGCGCGGTCGCGCACCGCGCATTCTGCTCGACCATGATCCCAGTACGTTCGCCGCGTTGCCCAACGCCTGCGCCGATCTCGTCCTCTCCGGGCACACCCACGGCGGACATATCGGCGTACAGTTCGATTCGTCGCACGCCATCACTGTGGTCGGCCTCGTGGGTCTTCCCGATCAGGGATTGTTCACGCGCGGCGACATGCGTCTCTACGTCACCCGCTGCGTCGGGTTCTACGGCTACCCGATGCGCATCGGCATCCCGCCGGAGATCGCGCTGCTCGTCCTGTGCTCACCGCAAAGTGTCTGA